One Chitinophaga varians DNA window includes the following coding sequences:
- a CDS encoding phage baseplate assembly protein V: MAQLTDTMFSIDGNPVLQFTSFALNQSIFDHHQFTLICPAQAIDGLSGIFSSSRDMIGSSFGAHITGVGLKGDLTFNGIVTSVETSRVNGQYGEIIISGYSPTIVLDNGPHCKTWEQKPLRDIAQDVLRFFPQNQLSPKVQPLAKEPYDYMVQYKETAWAFLQRISAENGEWLFWDGRNLVLGPPTGDAKTSLVYGSTLSHFNINLNARPTRTQYMGWDYQNSELYTSVPQAGNISQKAGLNSLGEKVHEKAQAIFSTQPKQWNFRYTGSKKQQDEMATLHSAMEGSKMVRLTGHSGHPGVAIGARAEIVSNNVFNGSTEGYGEYIVTQISHFVDTKGDYRNEFTAVPSSVHLPPVSIPQAPVCETQSAIVTDNHDPKGMGRIRVKFHWMNGEEKTPWVRIASPHGGGGKGHFFVPEIDEEVIVGFENDSAVKPYVIGTVYHGNANTSFSNADNDVKTIQTRSGNKIVYNDGNNSMIVQDASGNTVTMDGNGSIIIDASSANVTINAPKTMSLRSTDMNIVVDNMLHMTVGNMLQMDVGNQMMINAMAQMLVNTPEMKQLVSKYMHLQATKALIHTPKGEMKIEAEDFYIAGQKKLFLHSDETATLNSKGTAEMKGQQGNKHSNTPMQYEPATPTIQSKCIVHFRPKIGWAGEDFGFDWYRNSDTSAPGDVDYDEHVGKHYRDAAFTQLLTNLNDYSAHFKKDDAMVRSLKSNEYHAHKIVWKPKKDASGTEMKDASGATIYEQYFGAWLSLYPSQKTTPPPKAAAAGAPASTPPAPVATGYTNTKATLSLYVEVEEEPDLLRFEDNSHFTITPKETPLKGIGKGLHKMNDAVTIECLTAFATDQTIVVNAVTKNPDGTETVTKAGFVKVMANNSAKRRKKKIVLVKVATPPMSTAVAQTGSTSGQKDLFAKYLKQALINVEVVEETLNVTADPGFQPGGAYNNGGQIVAYYIGGAPSGFVTLENHLYSKLKAQLKAANPADEHKYDRYFRAYYMGEGGGYMESGSLNGLNGYSIGSSVMLFPTKNDQTAAHEFLHSLNLPHSFSNPGSSPHAKYTYESRLTENLMDYSHQVIPAIVRSSLWHWQWVIANAKADPE; the protein is encoded by the coding sequence ATGGCCCAACTGACCGATACCATGTTTAGCATTGATGGTAACCCCGTATTACAGTTCACCTCTTTTGCGCTAAACCAGTCCATATTTGATCATCATCAGTTTACATTAATTTGTCCGGCACAAGCCATCGATGGCCTTAGCGGCATTTTTTCGTCTTCGCGGGACATGATCGGCAGCTCCTTTGGGGCGCACATCACCGGCGTAGGGCTGAAAGGAGACCTAACGTTTAATGGTATTGTTACCAGTGTGGAAACGTCGCGGGTAAACGGCCAATACGGGGAAATCATCATCTCCGGCTACAGTCCCACTATCGTGCTGGACAATGGCCCGCATTGCAAAACCTGGGAACAGAAGCCGCTGCGGGACATAGCGCAGGACGTGCTGCGGTTCTTCCCGCAAAATCAATTGTCTCCCAAAGTACAGCCACTGGCCAAGGAACCATATGATTATATGGTACAGTACAAGGAGACAGCATGGGCTTTTTTGCAGCGTATCAGCGCTGAAAACGGAGAGTGGTTGTTCTGGGACGGCCGGAACCTCGTACTGGGGCCACCTACCGGTGATGCCAAAACTTCCCTCGTATATGGAAGCACGTTAAGCCACTTCAATATCAACCTGAATGCCCGTCCCACGCGGACGCAATATATGGGCTGGGACTACCAGAACAGTGAATTGTACACCAGCGTGCCCCAGGCGGGGAACATAAGCCAGAAAGCGGGGCTGAATTCCCTCGGTGAAAAAGTACATGAGAAAGCGCAGGCCATCTTCAGCACACAGCCCAAGCAGTGGAACTTCCGGTATACCGGCAGCAAAAAGCAGCAGGACGAAATGGCTACCCTGCACAGCGCCATGGAAGGCAGCAAGATGGTGCGGCTGACCGGCCATAGCGGCCATCCCGGCGTGGCTATCGGGGCCAGGGCCGAGATCGTGTCTAACAACGTATTTAACGGCAGCACGGAAGGTTACGGAGAATATATTGTGACCCAGATCAGCCACTTTGTAGATACCAAAGGCGATTACCGCAACGAGTTCACGGCGGTGCCGTCGTCTGTTCACCTGCCGCCGGTTTCCATACCTCAGGCGCCTGTTTGTGAAACGCAGAGCGCTATCGTGACCGACAACCACGATCCTAAAGGCATGGGCCGGATCAGGGTAAAGTTCCACTGGATGAACGGCGAGGAAAAGACGCCCTGGGTGCGGATCGCATCGCCTCATGGCGGCGGCGGCAAAGGACATTTCTTTGTCCCTGAAATTGACGAGGAAGTGATCGTGGGCTTTGAAAATGACAGCGCCGTCAAGCCTTATGTCATCGGCACCGTTTATCACGGCAATGCCAATACTTCCTTCAGCAACGCCGACAACGACGTTAAAACCATACAGACGCGCAGCGGCAACAAGATCGTCTACAACGACGGCAACAACAGCATGATCGTACAGGATGCCAGCGGCAATACCGTCACCATGGACGGCAACGGCAGCATCATCATCGACGCGTCCAGCGCCAACGTGACCATCAACGCACCGAAAACCATGAGCCTGCGCTCCACAGATATGAACATCGTGGTGGACAATATGCTGCACATGACCGTCGGCAATATGCTGCAGATGGACGTGGGCAACCAGATGATGATCAACGCCATGGCACAGATGCTGGTCAATACGCCGGAGATGAAGCAGCTGGTCTCCAAATACATGCACCTCCAGGCCACCAAAGCACTGATCCATACCCCCAAAGGGGAGATGAAGATCGAAGCCGAGGATTTTTATATCGCCGGACAGAAGAAGCTGTTCCTGCATTCCGATGAAACGGCCACGCTCAACTCCAAAGGCACCGCCGAAATGAAAGGCCAGCAGGGGAATAAACACAGTAATACCCCCATGCAGTACGAGCCGGCCACGCCAACCATACAATCCAAGTGTATCGTGCATTTCCGGCCCAAAATTGGCTGGGCGGGCGAAGACTTCGGGTTTGACTGGTACCGTAATAGCGACACCAGCGCACCCGGCGACGTCGACTATGATGAACATGTTGGCAAACACTACAGGGACGCCGCTTTCACCCAGCTGCTCACCAACCTGAATGATTATTCCGCCCATTTCAAAAAGGACGATGCGATGGTCCGTTCCCTGAAGTCCAACGAATACCATGCGCATAAGATAGTATGGAAGCCCAAAAAGGACGCTTCCGGCACAGAAATGAAGGATGCCAGCGGCGCTACCATCTATGAGCAGTATTTTGGCGCATGGCTGAGCCTTTACCCGTCGCAAAAGACCACGCCGCCGCCAAAGGCCGCTGCCGCAGGGGCTCCGGCGTCTACGCCGCCCGCACCGGTGGCCACAGGGTATACCAATACCAAAGCCACGCTGAGCCTCTATGTGGAAGTTGAAGAAGAACCGGACCTGCTGCGCTTTGAGGACAACAGCCACTTTACCATTACCCCCAAAGAAACTCCCTTAAAGGGAATCGGGAAAGGGCTGCATAAAATGAATGATGCCGTCACCATAGAATGCCTGACCGCATTTGCCACCGACCAGACGATTGTGGTGAATGCCGTCACCAAGAACCCTGATGGTACCGAAACCGTTACGAAAGCCGGTTTTGTGAAGGTGATGGCCAATAATTCCGCCAAACGCCGGAAAAAGAAGATCGTGCTGGTGAAAGTGGCCACCCCGCCCATGTCTACCGCCGTGGCGCAGACTGGCAGCACCAGCGGGCAGAAAGACCTGTTCGCCAAATACCTGAAGCAGGCGCTGATCAATGTGGAAGTGGTGGAAGAAACGCTGAACGTGACCGCAGATCCCGGTTTTCAGCCGGGAGGCGCCTATAACAACGGCGGCCAGATCGTAGCTTACTATATCGGTGGCGCACCGTCAGGTTTCGTCACCCTGGAGAACCACCTCTATAGCAAACTGAAAGCGCAGCTGAAAGCAGCCAATCCGGCGGATGAACATAAATATGACCGGTACTTCAGGGCCTATTACATGGGTGAAGGCGGCGGATATATGGAAAGTGGCAGCCTCAATGGCCTCAATGGTTATTCCATCGGCAGCTCTGTGATGCTTTTCCCCACGAAGAACGACCAGACCGCCGCGCATGAGTTCCTGCATTCGCTGAATCTGCCGCATTCCTTCAGCAATCCGGGTTCCAGCCCTCACGCCAAGTATACCTATGAAAGCAGGCTTACAGAGAACTTAATGGACTACTCGCACCAGGTCATCCCGGCTATCGTAAGAAGCTCCCTGTGGCACTGGCAATGGGTGATCGCAAACGCCAAAGCAGACCCGGAATAA
- a CDS encoding hybrid sensor histidine kinase/response regulator, whose amino-acid sequence MKPERITMSDVTKQMLLQPVAGMYVDEKEVARRSAISLNVIAIVFALLVVGIGGYFYSLKRSPLFLIGVPLETLCFLGVVLLNQKRQFFRAVLVMLITNVAFIGYWSTVLGEGISLEMLLAFMTVMTFYLISSFVLYKKNKALLYGVIGCLAMVVYIISNAYLRFVTPLEFSKSTTTIMRWSTSIALLIIILAILASYAAQINGLLAESRRLQMASERKTAYLSEVFHEVRTPLNVVYSIAQLFLLKKDKLSILEEEDSAEEYQLPHGGEMADQLYSSTALTRNIINHVLEIAKIESGKFIEVNKEDFSLFGLVNSTIAAHSYLAAPKGIKIELEIDDALKQAIHSDKMIITKIFNNLLSNGIKYTTNNTVIKVVLKKADAWWTLEITNTGKIDPMIAKAAFERFVAKSENESSSGLGLAITKHMVELLGGEISIVPQPDPELTTMFVKIPYEAGEKPVVQLNKVADGKNIFWKSKVSMFEDDAMGAGWVMRFLKKWGIDAKLYKDANVDSAIASIIADNPNLVITDLNMPGLSGEMLLKRMREHSALKSIPVLIVSASEAFSENEAVAIGANGFLKKPIDFGELCLALAKYLPYRALM is encoded by the coding sequence ATGAAACCAGAGCGTATTACGATGTCTGACGTGACCAAACAAATGCTGTTACAACCGGTAGCAGGCATGTACGTCGACGAAAAAGAGGTGGCAAGACGCTCAGCCATATCCCTAAACGTCATTGCAATCGTCTTCGCCTTGTTAGTTGTTGGTATTGGTGGGTACTTTTACTCCCTCAAACGAAGCCCCTTGTTTTTAATCGGTGTTCCACTGGAAACACTTTGTTTTCTGGGTGTAGTTTTGCTGAATCAAAAAAGACAGTTTTTTCGGGCAGTACTGGTAATGCTGATCACGAATGTGGCTTTTATCGGCTATTGGTCTACTGTACTGGGTGAAGGCATTTCCCTTGAAATGCTGCTGGCGTTTATGACGGTGATGACATTCTATCTGATATCTTCCTTTGTACTTTATAAAAAAAACAAAGCGCTCTTATATGGAGTAATAGGATGTCTGGCCATGGTGGTCTATATTATCTCGAATGCCTACCTCCGGTTCGTCACTCCGTTGGAATTCAGCAAAAGCACCACCACCATCATGCGCTGGTCAACGAGTATTGCGCTGTTGATCATTATTTTGGCCATATTGGCGTCTTACGCTGCGCAAATTAATGGTCTGTTGGCCGAATCCCGCCGGCTTCAAATGGCATCTGAGCGGAAAACCGCCTATCTGTCTGAAGTCTTTCACGAAGTAAGAACGCCGTTAAATGTGGTATACAGCATTGCACAGTTATTCCTGTTGAAGAAAGACAAGCTATCGATACTGGAAGAAGAAGACTCCGCCGAAGAATACCAACTGCCTCATGGTGGCGAAATGGCGGACCAACTCTATAGTTCCACTGCACTTACCCGCAATATCATCAATCACGTGCTGGAAATCGCCAAAATTGAAAGCGGTAAGTTTATTGAAGTCAACAAAGAAGACTTTTCCCTGTTTGGCCTTGTCAATTCCACCATCGCCGCCCACTCCTATCTGGCCGCCCCTAAAGGCATTAAGATAGAACTGGAAATTGATGATGCGCTGAAACAAGCCATTCACAGCGATAAAATGATCATCACCAAAATCTTCAATAACCTGCTGTCTAATGGTATTAAATATACGACCAACAATACGGTGATTAAGGTAGTGCTTAAAAAAGCTGATGCCTGGTGGACATTGGAAATCACGAATACCGGGAAAATAGATCCTATGATTGCCAAGGCGGCATTTGAGCGCTTTGTGGCAAAAAGCGAAAATGAATCCAGCAGCGGATTAGGCCTGGCCATCACCAAACACATGGTGGAGCTGCTTGGAGGAGAAATCTCCATCGTGCCACAGCCCGACCCTGAGCTGACAACCATGTTCGTAAAGATTCCCTATGAGGCCGGCGAAAAACCTGTTGTGCAGCTCAACAAAGTCGCAGATGGAAAGAACATCTTCTGGAAATCAAAGGTATCCATGTTTGAAGACGACGCGATGGGAGCCGGATGGGTCATGCGCTTCCTGAAGAAATGGGGCATAGATGCCAAATTATACAAAGATGCAAATGTCGACAGTGCCATTGCCAGTATTATAGCAGACAATCCCAATCTTGTCATTACCGACCTCAACATGCCCGGATTGTCAGGCGAGATGCTTTTAAAGCGGATGAGGGAACACTCCGCCTTAAAAAGCATCCCTGTTTTAATTGTCAGTGCCAGCGAAGCATTCTCTGAAAATGAAGCTGTAGCTATCGGCGCCAATGGATTCCTAAAAAAGCCGATTGATTTTGGTGAACTATGTCTGGCATTGGCTAAGTACCTGCCCTACAGGGCTTTGATGTAA
- a CDS encoding DUF4280 domain-containing protein, translated as MPQKITEQAVLVCDKGAAPSKLKVTSQQFYEVEGKLVATEQDKGAEVNIPSFGACTITRGKCVPAPVAWQQPAEKDTINDMKLLTEKSTCQCGVGGKISIQHKGFGENHEVA; from the coding sequence ATGCCGCAGAAAATAACAGAACAGGCCGTCCTGGTGTGCGATAAGGGCGCAGCGCCTTCAAAACTGAAAGTCACCAGCCAGCAATTCTACGAAGTGGAAGGCAAGCTGGTGGCTACAGAGCAGGACAAGGGCGCCGAAGTGAACATCCCCAGCTTCGGCGCCTGTACCATTACCCGGGGCAAATGTGTGCCTGCGCCCGTCGCCTGGCAGCAGCCCGCGGAAAAAGATACTATCAACGATATGAAACTGCTCACCGAAAAATCTACCTGCCAATGCGGAGTGGGCGGGAAGATCTCTATACAACATAAAGGCTTCGGGGAAAATCACGAGGTAGCTTAA
- a CDS encoding alpha/beta hydrolase: MKTISKKLSLLFSAVIAVLFSTTITTAQTTAAKIKNVVLVHGAFVDGSGWKGVYDILTKKGYRVTIAQIPLTSLQDDAAVVKKALDRQDGAAVLVGHSWGGTVITEVSAHPKVASLVYVTAFQPDNGEATTKWLGTAPALPENGILPPDKDGLVYYDREKFHKGFAADLPHEQAIFMADAQKPIAAASFGTPVTAAAWHNKPSFGIVPTADKSINPIILRNMYQRSGAAVTEIKGASHAVFVSHPKEVADVIIAASR, encoded by the coding sequence ATGAAAACCATCAGCAAAAAACTCAGCCTCCTGTTTTCGGCCGTCATCGCGGTACTGTTCAGCACCACCATCACTACCGCGCAAACCACCGCCGCTAAAATCAAAAACGTAGTGCTCGTACATGGCGCCTTCGTAGATGGCTCCGGATGGAAAGGAGTTTATGATATCCTTACTAAAAAAGGATACCGCGTGACCATCGCCCAGATCCCGCTTACTTCCCTGCAGGATGACGCGGCCGTAGTGAAAAAAGCGTTGGACCGACAAGACGGGGCCGCCGTACTGGTAGGCCATTCCTGGGGTGGCACCGTGATCACAGAAGTAAGCGCGCATCCCAAAGTAGCCTCCCTCGTATATGTAACGGCCTTTCAGCCGGATAACGGCGAAGCCACTACGAAATGGTTGGGCACCGCCCCCGCCCTGCCGGAAAATGGTATCCTGCCGCCCGACAAAGACGGGCTGGTATACTACGACCGCGAAAAATTCCATAAAGGTTTCGCCGCAGACCTTCCGCACGAACAGGCAATTTTTATGGCAGACGCCCAGAAACCCATAGCAGCGGCTTCCTTCGGCACACCTGTCACCGCCGCGGCATGGCATAACAAACCATCCTTTGGCATCGTTCCCACGGCCGACAAAAGTATCAATCCCATTATTCTGAGAAACATGTACCAACGCTCCGGTGCCGCCGTCACAGAGATCAAAGGCGCCAGTCACGCGGTATTCGTCTCCCATCCGAAGGAAGTGGCCGATGTGATCATCGCAGCCTCCAGGTAA
- a CDS encoding protein-disulfide reductase DsbD domain-containing protein, with protein sequence MQKIFFTLLLLLTSPLSGFSHAATPVPVEQPVKWSYSARKTAAGEAVVLITATLADGWHLYALNNPANSPVRLAFSFLPDPSYYPEGKINQPEPVTRFEKLFGADISYFEREAVFQQKVKLTGKSAIIKGSIEFTVCSPRQCLPPETISFNIHIK encoded by the coding sequence ATGCAAAAAATATTTTTCACACTGCTACTGCTGCTGACCAGCCCTTTATCAGGCTTCAGCCATGCAGCCACACCTGTACCGGTAGAACAACCTGTTAAGTGGAGCTATAGCGCCCGGAAAACAGCCGCCGGCGAGGCTGTCGTTCTGATCACCGCCACCCTGGCTGACGGATGGCACCTGTACGCACTGAACAATCCGGCCAACAGCCCAGTGAGACTGGCTTTCAGTTTTCTTCCTGACCCATCTTACTACCCGGAAGGAAAGATTAACCAGCCGGAACCTGTTACCCGCTTTGAAAAACTGTTCGGTGCGGACATCAGCTATTTCGAGCGTGAAGCAGTGTTTCAGCAGAAAGTCAAGCTGACTGGCAAAAGCGCCATTATAAAGGGCTCCATCGAATTCACCGTTTGCAGTCCCCGCCAATGCCTGCCGCCGGAGACCATCTCTTTTAACATCCACATCAAATAA
- a CDS encoding organic hydroperoxide resistance protein, protein MNNTVAIEKVLYTAQTRTTGGREGSAKSNDGRLDILLSPPGTSGAGTNPEQLFAAGWSACYIGALGLAAKKLGIALPTNTLVDAEVDLGTTDGNYFLQARLAVQLPGIAPETAQQLVDLAHQTCPYSKAIKGNVNVTTNII, encoded by the coding sequence ATGAACAACACCGTAGCCATTGAGAAAGTATTGTACACCGCCCAAACCCGTACTACCGGCGGCAGGGAAGGAAGCGCCAAAAGCAACGATGGCAGACTGGATATATTACTGTCTCCTCCCGGCACCAGCGGCGCCGGCACCAACCCGGAACAACTTTTTGCCGCAGGGTGGTCAGCATGTTATATCGGCGCGCTGGGACTGGCCGCTAAAAAACTGGGCATTGCCCTGCCAACGAACACGCTGGTAGACGCGGAAGTAGACCTTGGCACTACAGACGGCAACTACTTCCTGCAGGCCCGCCTTGCCGTCCAGCTGCCCGGCATCGCGCCGGAAACGGCGCAACAGCTGGTAGACCTGGCCCACCAAACCTGTCCTTACTCCAAAGCCATCAAAGGAAACGTTAACGTCACCACTAACATCATCTGA
- a CDS encoding terpene synthase family protein, with protein sequence MLNRKYAMVTIPGDVKISDYSETVQANTVNWAQEFNLSPFFKPLKWYDRALFGVQAAREYPFASLEHITLAGELLTWLFTVDDSCDRGSEDKIRAVQMTAQLDVFISILQGRIYQGNGQLELALGNIVGKLRTICSDRPFLYQQFSIHMTDYLTECKLEIKMQLHRHRMTIEDYYRERPFTGFCIMYPLVAMFAGLRIPEEVYTHPVVRKIELEISLLGCLSNDLHSIRREAELEEGGFNLILIAKRELDLTMDDAIEFVAEEHSRHLREFETARTLLPDFGDRINTQLAKYIAGVYQIVRGYDDWAVLDTERYR encoded by the coding sequence ATGTTAAATCGAAAGTATGCAATGGTCACTATCCCTGGTGACGTTAAAATCAGCGATTATAGTGAAACCGTACAGGCCAACACAGTGAACTGGGCGCAGGAATTTAACCTGTCGCCTTTTTTTAAACCGTTGAAATGGTACGATCGGGCCCTGTTTGGGGTACAGGCCGCCCGTGAATATCCCTTTGCCAGCCTGGAACACATTACGTTGGCAGGAGAACTGCTGACATGGCTGTTCACCGTTGATGACAGCTGTGACAGAGGATCGGAAGACAAAATCAGGGCCGTGCAGATGACTGCCCAGTTGGACGTATTCATCAGTATTTTGCAGGGAAGGATTTACCAGGGCAACGGACAGCTGGAGCTGGCACTGGGGAATATTGTTGGTAAGCTGCGGACTATTTGCAGCGACCGGCCTTTCCTGTATCAGCAATTTAGTATCCACATGACAGACTACCTGACCGAATGCAAGCTGGAAATCAAAATGCAACTTCACCGGCATCGGATGACCATAGAGGATTATTACAGGGAGCGTCCGTTTACCGGCTTTTGCATTATGTATCCGTTGGTGGCCATGTTTGCCGGATTACGTATTCCAGAGGAGGTGTACACGCACCCTGTCGTTAGAAAAATTGAACTGGAGATCAGTTTGTTGGGTTGCTTATCCAATGACCTGCATTCTATTCGTCGTGAGGCGGAACTGGAAGAAGGTGGATTTAACCTGATACTGATTGCCAAGAGGGAACTTGATCTAACAATGGACGATGCCATTGAATTTGTCGCGGAGGAACATAGCCGTCATCTGCGGGAATTTGAAACAGCACGTACGCTGCTTCCTGATTTTGGGGACCGTATCAATACACAGCTGGCGAAATACATTGCCGGTGTATATCAGATCGTGAGAGGATATGATGATTGGGCCGTACTGGACACGGAGCGTTACCGGTAA
- a CDS encoding DUF1223 domain-containing protein → MKYIKEIALYIGLPLIFIAMMAFRNASHKTMIANIQKDNNDKGFAVVELFTSEGCWSCPPADALIARLQQGNNNKQLYIMAFHVDYWDHQGWKDRFSQAGFTERQKQYASWLRLNNIYTPQLIVNGKTEMVGSEEGAVLGAVSAALQETSAQPLSLKAVQANRELKITYDGAVANKKARIVVALVQKNASSQVNAGENAGKQLAHVQIVRQLQQQELKEQGAVSLSLPEDFHQNGWEVIAFVQHKNTGAITQSAKLEW, encoded by the coding sequence ATGAAATACATTAAAGAAATCGCTTTGTACATAGGCCTCCCGCTGATTTTTATTGCCATGATGGCGTTCCGCAACGCCAGCCACAAGACCATGATAGCCAATATTCAGAAAGATAACAATGACAAAGGGTTTGCGGTGGTAGAGCTGTTTACCTCCGAAGGTTGCTGGAGCTGCCCGCCGGCAGATGCGCTCATCGCAAGGCTGCAACAGGGCAACAACAACAAACAGCTTTACATCATGGCCTTTCACGTGGATTACTGGGACCATCAGGGATGGAAAGACCGCTTCAGCCAGGCAGGTTTTACCGAAAGACAAAAACAATACGCTTCCTGGCTGCGCCTCAACAACATCTATACACCACAACTGATCGTTAACGGCAAAACAGAAATGGTAGGCTCAGAGGAAGGCGCCGTGTTAGGGGCTGTCAGCGCAGCCTTGCAGGAAACCAGCGCCCAACCGCTCTCTTTAAAAGCAGTGCAGGCCAACCGGGAGTTGAAAATAACCTATGACGGCGCCGTGGCCAACAAAAAAGCCCGCATCGTGGTGGCGTTGGTACAGAAAAACGCCAGTTCACAGGTAAACGCCGGTGAGAATGCAGGCAAACAGCTGGCCCATGTGCAGATTGTCCGCCAGCTACAGCAGCAGGAGCTGAAAGAACAGGGAGCAGTAAGCCTTTCACTGCCGGAAGATTTCCACCAAAACGGATGGGAAGTAATTGCTTTTGTACAGCATAAAAACACCGGCGCTATCACGCAGTCGGCCAAACTGGAATGGTGA
- a CDS encoding LytR/AlgR family response regulator transcription factor — protein MNAIIIEDEIKAARSLENLIVKLRPSIQVLAKLQSVEAAIDWLSHHDMPGLIFMDIQLSDGLSFDIFKSVTITCPVIFCTAYGEYALDAIKANGVDYLLKPFSEDDLSKALEKVDNFRNFFQQHSGGNLEDLIRKISVDEGKKSFLVFKNNKYLTVQTDQIAYIYIKYTSPSIVTFKGEEYTITQSLDQVQQQLSAKQFYRLNRQYLINFTAIREVEHYFARKLLVNLHVNTPEKLLIGKEKTAVFLRWLEER, from the coding sequence ATGAACGCCATCATCATTGAGGATGAAATCAAGGCCGCAAGGTCACTGGAAAACCTGATCGTGAAGTTACGGCCGTCTATCCAGGTACTGGCCAAACTGCAGAGCGTGGAGGCAGCCATCGACTGGCTGTCGCACCACGACATGCCCGGCCTGATTTTTATGGACATCCAGCTGTCTGACGGCCTGAGTTTTGATATATTCAAGTCCGTTACCATTACCTGTCCGGTAATATTCTGTACGGCTTACGGCGAGTACGCGCTCGACGCCATCAAAGCCAATGGGGTGGACTATCTGCTGAAACCCTTCTCCGAAGACGACCTGAGTAAAGCCCTGGAAAAAGTGGATAATTTCCGGAATTTTTTCCAGCAGCATTCCGGCGGCAACCTGGAAGACCTTATCCGTAAAATAAGTGTGGATGAAGGAAAGAAGAGTTTCCTGGTGTTTAAGAACAACAAGTATTTGACCGTGCAGACCGACCAGATCGCGTATATCTATATCAAGTACACGTCGCCTTCCATTGTGACTTTTAAAGGGGAGGAATATACTATCACCCAGTCGCTGGACCAGGTGCAGCAGCAGTTATCGGCGAAGCAGTTTTACCGGTTGAACCGCCAGTACCTGATCAATTTCACCGCTATCCGGGAAGTAGAGCATTATTTCGCGCGGAAACTACTGGTAAACCTGCATGTAAATACTCCCGAAAAACTATTGATCGGAAAAGAGAAAACGGCTGTTTTCCTGCGCTGGCTGGAGGAAAGGTAG
- a CDS encoding sensor histidine kinase, with the protein MNTQQQPAFKISNRIIWLSSISLGILTAIPKIADHHFVLYEALVDAAVTSGFSLLIWYYNVYTFPSYTAKNAGGFGTKRLLRNLLVGLVIMFILSCVQQYLLSHLNFGPVMLMFEVRGILINLTFYMFIHLLHQSYLNQQVSLELERTTSANLWAQYELLKQQVNPHFLFNSLNTLKYMVESDDRQAVNFILKLSDFYRFTLESRKLNLIRLSEETEILGSYVYLLKARFESGFELETNIAENVYASMIPPFTLQLLIENCIKHNIVSEEKPLHIALYSTAEHIVVENNIQLKRVPESSTGIGLENINQRYQHLLGGEMIIDVTAEKFIVKLPIIYERHHH; encoded by the coding sequence GTGAATACACAACAACAACCGGCATTTAAAATATCCAACCGGATCATATGGTTAAGCTCCATCTCCCTGGGGATACTGACCGCCATTCCGAAAATCGCCGATCATCATTTTGTGCTGTATGAAGCATTGGTGGACGCTGCGGTCACCTCGGGGTTCTCGCTGCTGATATGGTACTATAACGTATATACGTTCCCGTCATATACCGCCAAAAACGCCGGTGGGTTTGGTACCAAACGGCTGTTGCGGAATTTGCTGGTGGGCCTGGTCATCATGTTTATATTATCCTGTGTCCAGCAGTATCTATTGTCCCACCTGAATTTCGGGCCGGTGATGCTGATGTTTGAGGTAAGGGGGATATTGATCAACCTGACGTTTTATATGTTTATTCACCTGCTGCACCAGAGTTACCTGAACCAGCAGGTGTCCCTGGAGCTGGAGCGTACCACCTCCGCGAATCTGTGGGCGCAGTACGAACTGCTGAAACAACAGGTAAACCCGCACTTTCTTTTCAACAGCCTGAACACGCTGAAATACATGGTCGAGAGCGACGACCGGCAGGCGGTCAACTTCATCCTGAAGCTGTCCGATTTTTACCGGTTTACCCTGGAAAGCCGGAAGCTGAACCTGATAAGGCTATCGGAAGAAACGGAGATACTGGGTTCCTATGTATATCTGCTGAAGGCCCGTTTTGAAAGTGGTTTTGAACTGGAAACAAATATTGCCGAAAACGTATATGCGTCAATGATACCGCCTTTTACGTTGCAGTTGCTGATAGAAAACTGTATCAAACATAATATCGTTTCGGAGGAAAAACCGTTGCATATTGCGCTTTATTCCACCGCGGAGCATATTGTGGTGGAAAACAATATCCAGCTCAAACGGGTGCCGGAATCCTCTACAGGGATAGGTTTGGAAAATATCAACCAGCGGTATCAGCACCTGCTGGGCGGTGAGATGATCATCGATGTTACTGCTGAAAAGTTTATCGTTAAACTACCGATTATATATGAACGCCATCATCATTGA